The genomic window GGAGCTCGTCCCCGAGCGGGACCAGCACCAGCCCTGGCCGGAGGAGGACGTCCGGGCCGATGCCCCGACGCCGATCCGGCATGGCCTGCGCCGCGTCCCCCCGCCGGGCCCCGCGGTTCAGGAGCCCACGAGGCGGGGCTCGTGGAACCGGTAGCCGACGCCGCGGACGGTCTCGATCAGCTCGCCGGCCTCGCCGAGCTTCTTCCGCAGGCTGCGGATGTGCACGTCGATCGTCCGCTCCAGGACGATGGCATCCTCGCCGATGGCCGCGTCCATGAGCTCGTAACGGCTGAAGGCGCGGCCGGCCTGGCGGACGAGCACCTCGAGGAGG from Aquisphaera giovannonii includes these protein-coding regions:
- a CDS encoding carbon storage regulator codes for the protein MLVLTRKLLEKLYIGDNICVTVVRLEGGQVRLGIEAPRSVNVVRAELVPERDQHQPWPEEDVRADAPTPIRHGLRRVPPPGPAVQEPTRRGSWNR